A genomic region of Canis aureus isolate CA01 chromosome 16, VMU_Caureus_v.1.0, whole genome shotgun sequence contains the following coding sequences:
- the SLC2A6 gene encoding solute carrier family 2, facilitated glucose transporter member 6 isoform X2 encodes MVLNDLLGRKLSIMFSAVPSAAGYALMAGAHGFWMLLLGRTLTGFAGGLTAACIPVYVSEIALPGVRGALGATPQLMAVFGSLSLYALGLLLPWRWLAVAGEGPVLIMILLLSFMPNSPRFLLSRGRDTEALRALAWLRGADADIRWEFEQIQDNVRRQSTHMSWAEARNPHMYRPILIALVMRFLQQLMGITPILVYLQPIFESTAILLPPKDDAAIVGAVRLFSVLIAALTMDLAGRKVLLFVSATIMFAANLTVGLYVHFGPKPLTPNSTMGLESIPLGGTEQPLATPSSYLTLVPLVATMLFITGYAMGWGPITWLLMSEILPLQARGVASGLCVLVSWLTAFALTKSFLLVVNAFGLHVPFFFFAAICLASLVFTGCCVPETKGRSLEQIESFFRTGRRSFLH; translated from the exons ATGGTCCTCAATGACCTCCTGGGCCGGAAGCTCAGCATTATGTTCTCAGCTGTGCCGTCAGCAGCTGGCTACGCGCTCATGGCAGGTGCCCACGGCTTCTGGATGCTGCTGCTGGGGAGGACGCTGACAGGCTTCGCTGGGGGACTCACAGCGGCCTGCATCCCG GTATACGTGTCTGAGATTGCTCTTCCAGGAGTCCGTGGGGCCCTGGGGGCCACACCCCAGCTCATGGCCGTGTTCGGATCTCTGTCCCTGTATGCACTTG GCCTCCTGCTGCCGTGGCGCTGGCTGGCTGTGGCCGGGGAAGGGCCTGTGCTCATCATGATCCTGCTGCTCAGCTTCATGCCCAACTCACCCCGCTTCCTACTCTCGCGGGGCAGGGACACGGAGGCACTGCGGGCGCTGGCCTGGCTCCGTGGGGCCGACGCCGACATCCGCTGGGAATTCGAGCAGATCCAGGACAACGTCCGGAGACAG AGCACGCACATGTCGTGGGCTGAGGCTCGGAACCCCCACATGTACCGACCCATCCTCATCGCCTTGGTAATGCGCTTCCTGCAGCAGCTGATGGGCATCACGCCCATCCTTGTCTACCTGCAGCCCATCTTCGAAAGCACTGCCATCCTGCTG ccccccaaGGATGACGCAGCCATTGTGGGGGCCGTGAGGCTCTTCTCTGTGCTGATCGCTGCCCTCACCATGGACCTGGCTGGCCGCAAGGTTCTGCTGTTCGTCTCAG CCACCATCATGTTTGCTGCCAACCTGACGGTGGGGCTGTACGTCCACTTTGGCCCGAAGCCTCTGACCCCCAACAGCACCATGGGCCTAGAGAGCATACCCCTGGGGGGCACAGAGCAGCCCCTGGCCACACCCTCCAGCTACctcaccctggtgcccctggtgGCCACCATGCTCTTCATCACAG GCTACGCCATGGGCTGGGGGCCCATCACCTGGCTCCTCATGTCGGAGATCCTGCCCCTGCAGGCCCGTGGCGTGGCCTCGGGGCTCTGCGTGCTAGTCAGCTGGCTCACCGCCTTTGCTCTCACCAAGTCCTTCCTGCTGGTGGTG AATGCCTTCGGCCTCCACgtgcctttcttcttctttgccGCCATCTGCTTGGCCAGCCTGGTGTTCACCGGCTGCTGTGTGCCGGAGACCAAGGGCCGATCGCTGGAGCAGATAGAGTCCTTCTTCCGCACCGGGAGGAGGTCCTTCCTGCACTAG
- the CACFD1 gene encoding calcium channel flower homolog, producing MSGSGGASAAAVSSAPPAQDEGMTWWYRWLCRLSGVLGAVSCAISGLFNCVTIHPLNIAAGVWMIMNAFILLLCEAPFCCQFIEFANTVAEKVDRLRSWQKAVFYCGMAIIPIVISLTLTTLLGNAIAFATGVLYGLSALGKKGDAISYARIQQQKQQADEEKLTDTLEGEL from the exons ATGAGCGGCTCGGGCGGGGCGTCGGCGGCGGCTGTCAGCTCCGCGCCGCCGGCGCAGGACGAGGGCATGACGTGGTGGTACCGCTGGCTGTGTCGCCTGTCGGGGGTACTGGGGGCCGTCT CTTGTGCCATCTCGGGCCTCTTCAACTGCGTCACTATCCACCCTTTGAACATCGCGGCCGGCGTGTGGATGAT caTGAACGCCTTCATCCTGCTGCTCTGCGAGGCACCCTTTTGCTGCCAGTTCATTGAGTTTGCGAACACCGTGGCGGAGAAGGTGGACCGGCTGCGCTCCTGGCAGAAGGCTGTCTTCTACTGCGG GATGGCCATCATTCCCATTGTCATCAGCCTGACCCTAACCACGCTGCTGGGCAACGCCATTGCATTTGCCACCGGGGTACTGTACGGGCTGTCTGCTCTGGGCAAAAA GGGTGATGCAATCTCCTATGCCAGGATccagcagcagaagcagcaggcaGATGAGGAGAAACTCACGGACACCCTGGAGGGGGAGCTGTAA
- the SLC2A6 gene encoding solute carrier family 2, facilitated glucose transporter member 6 isoform X1, whose amino-acid sequence MQEPLLGAEGPDYDTFPEKSSPSPGDRTRVRAPQNKRVFLATFAAVLGNFSFGYALVYTSPVIPALEHSLDPDLKLTKAQASWFGSVFTLGAAAGGLSAMVLNDLLGRKLSIMFSAVPSAAGYALMAGAHGFWMLLLGRTLTGFAGGLTAACIPVYVSEIALPGVRGALGATPQLMAVFGSLSLYALGLLLPWRWLAVAGEGPVLIMILLLSFMPNSPRFLLSRGRDTEALRALAWLRGADADIRWEFEQIQDNVRRQSTHMSWAEARNPHMYRPILIALVMRFLQQLMGITPILVYLQPIFESTAILLPPKDDAAIVGAVRLFSVLIAALTMDLAGRKVLLFVSATIMFAANLTVGLYVHFGPKPLTPNSTMGLESIPLGGTEQPLATPSSYLTLVPLVATMLFITGYAMGWGPITWLLMSEILPLQARGVASGLCVLVSWLTAFALTKSFLLVVNAFGLHVPFFFFAAICLASLVFTGCCVPETKGRSLEQIESFFRTGRRSFLH is encoded by the exons ATGCAGGAGCCGTTGCTGGGAGCCGAGGGCCCGGATTATGACACCTTCCCCGAGAAGTCGTCCCCGTCGCCGGGGGACAGGACGCGGGTCAG GGCCCCACAGAACAAGAGGGTGTTCCTGGCCACCTTTGCTGCCGTGCTGGGCAATTTCAGCTTCGGGTATGCCCTGGTCTACACGTCCCCTGTCATTCCTGCCTTGGAGCACTCCCTGGACCCTGACTTGAAGCTGACCAAAGCCCAGGCATCCTGGTTTGGG TCTGTGTTCACATTGGGCGCAGCAGCGGGGGGCCTCAGCGCCATGGTCCTCAATGACCTCCTGGGCCGGAAGCTCAGCATTATGTTCTCAGCTGTGCCGTCAGCAGCTGGCTACGCGCTCATGGCAGGTGCCCACGGCTTCTGGATGCTGCTGCTGGGGAGGACGCTGACAGGCTTCGCTGGGGGACTCACAGCGGCCTGCATCCCG GTATACGTGTCTGAGATTGCTCTTCCAGGAGTCCGTGGGGCCCTGGGGGCCACACCCCAGCTCATGGCCGTGTTCGGATCTCTGTCCCTGTATGCACTTG GCCTCCTGCTGCCGTGGCGCTGGCTGGCTGTGGCCGGGGAAGGGCCTGTGCTCATCATGATCCTGCTGCTCAGCTTCATGCCCAACTCACCCCGCTTCCTACTCTCGCGGGGCAGGGACACGGAGGCACTGCGGGCGCTGGCCTGGCTCCGTGGGGCCGACGCCGACATCCGCTGGGAATTCGAGCAGATCCAGGACAACGTCCGGAGACAG AGCACGCACATGTCGTGGGCTGAGGCTCGGAACCCCCACATGTACCGACCCATCCTCATCGCCTTGGTAATGCGCTTCCTGCAGCAGCTGATGGGCATCACGCCCATCCTTGTCTACCTGCAGCCCATCTTCGAAAGCACTGCCATCCTGCTG ccccccaaGGATGACGCAGCCATTGTGGGGGCCGTGAGGCTCTTCTCTGTGCTGATCGCTGCCCTCACCATGGACCTGGCTGGCCGCAAGGTTCTGCTGTTCGTCTCAG CCACCATCATGTTTGCTGCCAACCTGACGGTGGGGCTGTACGTCCACTTTGGCCCGAAGCCTCTGACCCCCAACAGCACCATGGGCCTAGAGAGCATACCCCTGGGGGGCACAGAGCAGCCCCTGGCCACACCCTCCAGCTACctcaccctggtgcccctggtgGCCACCATGCTCTTCATCACAG GCTACGCCATGGGCTGGGGGCCCATCACCTGGCTCCTCATGTCGGAGATCCTGCCCCTGCAGGCCCGTGGCGTGGCCTCGGGGCTCTGCGTGCTAGTCAGCTGGCTCACCGCCTTTGCTCTCACCAAGTCCTTCCTGCTGGTGGTG AATGCCTTCGGCCTCCACgtgcctttcttcttctttgccGCCATCTGCTTGGCCAGCCTGGTGTTCACCGGCTGCTGTGTGCCGGAGACCAAGGGCCGATCGCTGGAGCAGATAGAGTCCTTCTTCCGCACCGGGAGGAGGTCCTTCCTGCACTAG